One Vicinamibacterales bacterium genomic window, CTGTCCCGCCTGGGGCTGCCTGCGGGACCGCGCATTTCGCGGTGGGGCGCGGCCGCCAGTCCACCAGTCCGCCTTCCCGCCTTCTGGTCAGATCTGCGGCAGATATGGCTGCAGGAAGTTCGTGATGATGGTCAGGCGGTTGAGGAGCATCAGGAGGCCGATGGCGATCAGGAGCACGCCCGAGACGACCTCAATCGCGTGGTAGTACTTGCGGATCCGCGCGAAGGCCGCGAAGAACTTGTTGATGGCGAGAGCGGTCAGCAGGAACGGCACGCCAAGGCCCGCCGAGTACGCGGCCAGCATCACCACGCCCTGCATCACGCTGTCCTGCGCGCCGGCGATCGTCAGGATGCCGCCGAGGATCGGGCCGATGCACGGCGTCCAGCCGAATGCGAACGCGATGCCCACGAGCGCTGCGCCGAACAACCCGGTCGGCCGCGCCTTGGTCTGCGCGCGCTTCTCGTAGTCCAGGAAACCCAGGCGGAACACGCCCATCATGTGCAGGCCGAGCACGATCAGCACGGCGCCGGCCACGTAGGCGATCCTGGACTTGTAGGACCCCAGCATCGCGCCGACCGCGCTGGCTGTGGCGCCGAATGCCACGAACACCAACGAGAAGCCAACGACAAAGGCGATCGACGTGAGAACGATGCGCCGGGTGGCGCCCTGTTCCACGGCGCCGGGCTGGCCGCGCATCTGATCGAGCGTCGCCCCTGAGATGAACGAGATGTAACCGGGAATCAGCGGCAGCACGCAGGGTGAGACGAACGACAGCACGCCGCCGACGAACGCGACGAGCAGCGAGAGGGGCGACAGCGTGTCGAGCGACACGCGCTGGAGCAAGGCGGTCAGTGATTCCATACGACAGGGCCAGGAGTCAGGAGCTGGCTTCCTCCGAATCCTTGAACTTGACTGGCGGCAGGTCCTTGAAGAGCGAGTCCCACTTCTGGCGCTCGGAGGGATTCGACGTCTGGAGCCAGTTCTTCGCGACGGTCGGGCGCGCGAACGTGACGTGCGCGAGGCCCGCATAGCCCGGGCGGTCGGACATCGCTGCGCCGATGTCGGCGCGGATTCCGGCCGAGTTGGTGTAGATGGCGGCCACGCCGATCGTCAGGCCGAAGTTCTGCAGGACCCGCCAGTCCTCCATGGCGTCGCCGGGCGGCGCCACGGCCTGCGCAGCAGCCTGCACGCGGCCCTGGTCGTTCGTGTAGCACGCGTCCTTTTCAAGGTAGCTGGCGCCGGGCAGGACGAAGTCGGCCGCGCGGGCGAGGTCCGACATGAGCACACCCTGGACGACGAGTGCCTTCACGCGTCCGCTTCGCCGCGCCTCGATGAGCCAGGAGACCTCGCCCATGGAGCCGGCCGGGCCCGGGTCGAGCACGTAGACGGCCGCCACGTGTCCCGCCTCGACCGCCGCACGCAGTTCCGACAGATCCGCCTCGCCCGATGTCGTCTCGACAACATTCAGGCCGAGATCGCGCGCGCCGTTGCGATTCGGAGCGTCGACGCGCGGCACCGTGAACTTCACGCGGGCCGGCTGCTTCTTCTCGCTCATGCGCCAGCTCACGGCGATCCGCTGTTCAGCGCCATCACCCTGGACGCTGCGCGCGATCCGACCGAGAACCGCGAGTTCCTCGAGCGAGGCATGCGCCGACACGAGGAACCTGGTGCCGTCGCGCGCCACATCGCCGAGCGCTGCCATCGCATGGCGAAGCGCCACCATCACGTCGTACCAACTCGACGGCTGCAGTACGCCCGCCGCGTCGCGCACGAGCGGGTGCGTGAGCCGGTCGTCGCCTTCGACGAAGTGGTAGTCGAAGCGCCCGATGTCGCACATCCAGAACTCGTTGACTTCCGGCTCGAACCGCGGCGTGATGCGGGCGATCCGCGGGCCCTTTGCCCACTCGGGCTTGGCGCGCAGCCACGCGGTGATGTTGCAGCCCTTCGAGCAGAGCGTGCAGATGGTGTCGACGGCCACCGGGTTGTCCCACGGCCGCGACTTGAACCGGTAGTCACGCGTCGTGATCGCGCCCACCGGGCAGACATCCATCAGGTTGCCGCTCAGCAGCGAGTGGACGCCCTCTTCCTGGAAGGTGACGATCTGGCTGCCGTAACCGCGGTCCTGGATGGAGATCTGCGCGTCGCCGTCCACGTCCTTCATGAACCGCACGCAGCGTGTGCACAGGATGCAGCGCTGCCGGTTCAGCATCAGCGTCGGACCGAAATCGACGTCGCCCTTCACCCCTTCGCCGTCGAACACACGTCGCGGGAAGTCCATCCGGCTGGCGTCCGGGCCGAACGTGTAGGAGTAGTCCTGCAGCGGGCACTCGCCGCCCTTGTCGCACACCGGGCAGTCGAGAGGGTGGTTGAGCAGCAGGAACTCGAACACGGAAGCACGCGCCGCAACGACCTCTGGCGACTGCGTGTCCACGACCATCCCGTCGGCGCAGATCGTCGAGCACGCCGTCTGCAACTTCGGCATCTTCTCGATGCGGACGATGCAGACGCGGCAGGAGCCATCCACGCCGAGCGCCGGATGGTAGCAGTAGTGGGGAATATGGATGCCGTTCTCGATTGCCGCCTGGAGGACGGTCTTCCCCTTCCCGACCGTGAGGGCACGGCCGTCAATGCTCAACGTGACGGTGTCCATATACGGCGATAATAACAGGAGTCAGGAGTCAGGAGCCAGGAGCCTGGAGTCAGCCGTCAAGGGGCAGGCCTTCGCGGCCTCGGTGGCCTCGGCGTCGAACCGTGATCTACTTCAGGAGCGCGGCTTCGTCGCGGTTGATGTCGATCTTGCGGAGCTTCCCGGCCAGAGGGACGCGGGTTTCCAGGGTCTTGTCGGTGAGTTTCACGATGAGGTCGGCTGCGGGCCTGTCGGTGTAGTCGAGCGTGACGGTGACGGGCACGTCGTACACCTCGCCCGTCTGCTCGAAGTGCAGCACGGCCACCGGGCCGGCGGGTGAGTCCTCGACGCGGGAGGTGAACGTCACCTCGGGGAGTCCGTCACCATAGATCCAGCGCTCGAAGAAGCGCTCCAGGTTCATGCCCGATTCCTGCTCCATCGCCTGGCGCAGGTCTTCCGATCCGGCCTTGCGGAACCGCCACGTGTCGTAGAACCGGCGGAGCCCGCCGAAGAACACCTGGTCGCCCAGCAGCCGCCGCAGCATGTGGAGCACCATCGCGCTCTTGTTGTACACGACCGCGCGGAACGTCCGGCTCTCGCCCTTGATGTGGCCGATGCGGTAGCCGAGGAACACCGGGCCCTGGTTCGATTCCCCGACACCCCACCGGTGCATCCGCCGGATGATGCTGTCGAAGACGCCGCGACCGCGCGCCTTCTCCGCATAGAGCGCGGCAAAGTACTGCGAGATCCCTTCGCTCAGCCATTGCTCGTGGTAGTTCTTCCAGCCGATCGCCTGTCCCCACCACTGGTGCGCGATTTCATGCGCGAGGAAGAACTCGGGGAAATCAGGGAACGACGCCGGGTCGTCGGCCCATCGAATCGGGCCCGTCGCCGTCGGCAGCGAGATGACGGACAGATAGGCGGGGCTGTGGCCGCCGGGCAGCCGCCGCTCGACGGCCACGGCCGTCAGCGTCGGGTACGGGCAGTCGCCGACGAGCGACGTGTAGAACCGCAGGATCTGGCCGGCCGACCGAGCCATGTCTGGTCCGCGCGCCCTCAGCCTCGGGTTCGTCCTGACCGAGAGATCCAGGTCGTCGTAATACACGCCAGGGCTCCGAAGCGCACGAGCGGCTTCGACGAGCGGGGCGAGCGCCACCTTCTCGTGGCGGGCGATGGCGAGCGACGCCACGATGAACGACAGGTACCTCGCGGGCTGCGAGACGATGAACGAGAAGGCCCGCGACGAACCGGGGTTCTGCGGGGACGGCACCAGCTTCTCGGTGGACACGGGATCGCCGCTGGCCGCACAGCTGTACGGTTCCGGCACCACGATCCGCATCGTCGCGTTCGCGTACGACGCGGTCGTGGCCTGCGGATACCAGTAGCTGCGGTTGCTGTAGAGGAAGCTCTCCTCGAGCGGGATCTCGGACTGCTCGGATTCGGGGAACTGCGGCATCTGCGGCGTCAGTGTCAACGCTTCGTGATCGATCGACTGCGGCTGCAGCGTTCCCGAGTACATCACCGTGAGCGTGGTGCGCGTCCCTTTGACCAATGTGGCGGGCAGGTTGACCACGACGCTGTTCTGGTTGTGGACGCGGACGCACAGCAGCCGGCCGTAGTCGCCGGACGTGACGGACCGGACCGACAACGAATCGGCCAGCCGCAGCGTGATGGTGTTGGAACCCTTTCCCTGAATCTCGATGTCGAGCCGGGCGCGTCCCTCGATCCACCTGCGCGCGGGCGCGAACGAGACGTCGATGTCGTACGAATGGACGCGGTAATCGACCTTGTCGTCCTCGTCGTAGAAACGCGTGAAGCTCCGGAGGTGATCCTGCGACGAGTAGACCGCGATGTTCCGCCGATTCCTCCGGTCGTAGAGCGAGATGTCCTCGATCTCGTTCGACGACCGCGTGTACGTCAGCGTGTCGAACCGACGCGTCCGGATCTCGGCGAGAAAGTCGCCAGAGCCTGGGAGGAGCGACCACGTGTCGCTGCTCATCTCGCCAAGGTCGAGGCCGAACGACTTGCCCAACTCCTGGCGGAAGATCTCGTCCGCGCGTTTGAAGTCGCGCGGGTCCACCGGCCGCTGGACGATCTCCTTTGTTCTGGCGTGCGCGCCGAGGTCGCCCGGGTTGATGCGGAAGAAGAAGGCCTCGAACCCGGACTGAAGCGTCTCCGCGCCCGAGAAGAGCCGCACCTGGCCGCGCTCGGTCGTTTGCCCCGGCGCAAAGCTCATCTCGCCGTGGCCGAGGACCACGAACGCGGTCGCGCCGCCGTCGACGTCGGCGACGAACAGCGAGCCCTCTGCCACGGTCAGGCGAAGGTCCTCGGCAGTCACGACGAGGTCCTTGAACACCATCTGCCGCCTTGGATTGAGCGCAAGGCGGTAAAGGCCCTGCAGCGTCGAAATGAGTTCCTGGTAGGCGATGCCCCACTCCTCGGAGTTGCGGCCCCGCCGCCGCACGTCGAGGCGCCATGTGGTGAGGCGCGCGCGCACACCGGTCTCGATGAACACCTCGAGTAGCAGTTGATACCCGTCGCCGGGAAGATTGCCGGCCAGTTCGGCCCGGTCACGCTCGCGGACGACCACGCGGGTGATCGCAGGGGAGATGGTGGAGCGGGCGAAGGTCATCGCGCGTTCGCGGTCGGCCACGCCGGAAAGCAGATCCGCGTAGCGCTCGGCGTCGCCGCCGCGCACGACCTGCTCGAGCCGGCCGAGCAGCGCCGCCACACCGTCTGTCGAGGAGGCAGGCTGCGCCCACGCTGTGCCCGACAGGCACGCCGCGCAGACGATGGCCAGGACGAGATGCTTCATCGACACCTTCACTTTAGTTGTGCCGTCGTGGCCCCGGTGTGACGTTGGGCGGGCCGATTGATGACACATCCTACCCGCAGTCCGGCCCTGCGTCGCCGAAGTTGCGGAGCAACGAAGGCGGGAGCGCAGACCGGGCCGCGTCAGCCGATCCTCCGAACGGCGGCGGGTCAGGCAGACCGTTGCTGCTTGCCCGTCCTGCCCGTCCTTCGGCGAACCACCAGGAGCGTCACATCGTCGGCCAGGTAGGTTTCCTGGGCGTGGACTTCGACCACGCGGAGGATGGCCTGCGCGAGGTCGCGCGGGGAGTCGCTCGCGTGGACATCCACAATCCGCTGTAGGCCGGCCTCCTCGAACGCCTGCCCCTTGTGGTTCTCGGCCTCGGTCACACCGTCGCTGTAGAGCACGAGCGTGTCGCCAGGTTCCATGGTGGCCTCGCGCGACTCGTAGCGCGAGCCATCGAACATGCCGAGAGCGATGCCGCCGCCCGACAGCGACTCGAACCTGCCGTCCCTGCGCCTGAGCATGCCAGGCATATGGCCGGCGTTGACATAGACGAGGCGACCGGTGGACGGATCGCAGAAAGCGAAGAAGAGCGTGATGAAGCGCGAAGCAGGGGAGTGTCGCGAGATCTGGATGTTCAGCCGTTCGGCCAGAGCGGCGGCTTCGAGGCCCTCGTCCACCAGCGTTCGGAACATGGCCAGCAGCAGGGCCATCAGGAGGGCGGCTGGGCTGCCCTTGCCGGCCACGTCGCCAAGGGTGACCACGATACGGCCGTCCGGCAGCGGCTGGACGTCATAGAAATCGCCGCCAACCGTGTTGGCGGGTCGCGTCAGGCCGAACACCTCGAAGGCGTCCGACTGGTAGATCGCCTGCGGCAGCATCGCATACTGGATTTCGCGGGCGATCTCGAGGTCGTTCTTGAGCGACAGGCGATCGGCCACCTCGAGCAGAACCAGCAGGTTCACCAGAACGAGCGACAGGAACAACGTGCCGGCGCCGTCCGCCCAGCTCGGGAAGAGCAGGCCGAAGGTGACGATGAAAGGGCCGACCGGAAGCGGCAGCCGGACGCCCCCCAGGCCGCGGAACAGCTGAACGAAGCCGAGACACGCCAGCAGCAGCGAGACGCCGAAGAGCACGCGGCGAGCCGGCGACAATCGGAGTGTGAACGCCCAGAAGAGGAGGCGCGCGCGGCCGAGCAGTCGCTTGTGTGCCGGAAGGCCGGAGAGCGTATCCTCGTCGATGCGGCGGGCAAAGAACCGGTAGGCCTCGCGCGTGTCGCGGGTGAACAGCCGCGGCAGGTCCTCGCGCTTGAGGCCGTGGGTGTACGCCTCGAGAAAGGCGCGCGCCCGGTCAGGCAATTTCGACTTGTGCGCCGCCATGGTTCGTCCTCTACGTAGACGAAAACGGGATCAGGACGGTTCACGACCGGTGCCGACGGTGCTCGAGCTGCGGCTGCCGGAGGTGCAGAACGTCCAGCGCCTTCAGCACGGCAGCTGCAGCACCTCCAGCACCCTCAGCACCGCACCTGCAGCACCTCCAGCACCCCTGGCACCCTCAGCACCGCACCTGCAGCACCTCCAGCACCCCTGGCACCTTCGGCACCGCACCTGCAGCACCTCCAGCACCCCTGGCACCTTCAGCACCGCACCTGTAGCACCTCCAGCACCCCTGGCACCTTCGGCACCGCACCTGTAGCACCTGTAGCACCTCCAGCACCCTCAGCACCCGTCGCACGCGTACTCTATGCTATCCTCCCTCCCCGTGGTGCTGGGAATCGGGATCGATCTCGTGGACGTGGCGCGATTTGCCAGGATATCTGCCCGCCACGACGGGCGGTTCCTCGAGAGCCTGTTCACGCCGGAGGAGATCGCCTGGTGCCGAGGGCGGCGCCGCAGTGACGAACACCTGGCCGCGCGGTTCGCAGCGCGCGAGGCGGTACTGAAAGCGCTCGGCACGGGACTCGTGGGCCTCATGTCGTGGAAGCACATCGAGGTCGTGCCGGCCGACGCCCCTGGCGTGTTCACGATGCGCGTCGGCGGTGCCGTGGGTGCCGAGGCCGAGCGGCGCGG contains:
- a CDS encoding M1 family aminopeptidase, whose protein sequence is MKHLVLAIVCAACLSGTAWAQPASSTDGVAALLGRLEQVVRGGDAERYADLLSGVADRERAMTFARSTISPAITRVVVRERDRAELAGNLPGDGYQLLLEVFIETGVRARLTTWRLDVRRRGRNSEEWGIAYQELISTLQGLYRLALNPRRQMVFKDLVVTAEDLRLTVAEGSLFVADVDGGATAFVVLGHGEMSFAPGQTTERGQVRLFSGAETLQSGFEAFFFRINPGDLGAHARTKEIVQRPVDPRDFKRADEIFRQELGKSFGLDLGEMSSDTWSLLPGSGDFLAEIRTRRFDTLTYTRSSNEIEDISLYDRRNRRNIAVYSSQDHLRSFTRFYDEDDKVDYRVHSYDIDVSFAPARRWIEGRARLDIEIQGKGSNTITLRLADSLSVRSVTSGDYGRLLCVRVHNQNSVVVNLPATLVKGTRTTLTVMYSGTLQPQSIDHEALTLTPQMPQFPESEQSEIPLEESFLYSNRSYWYPQATTASYANATMRIVVPEPYSCAASGDPVSTEKLVPSPQNPGSSRAFSFIVSQPARYLSFIVASLAIARHEKVALAPLVEAARALRSPGVYYDDLDLSVRTNPRLRARGPDMARSAGQILRFYTSLVGDCPYPTLTAVAVERRLPGGHSPAYLSVISLPTATGPIRWADDPASFPDFPEFFLAHEIAHQWWGQAIGWKNYHEQWLSEGISQYFAALYAEKARGRGVFDSIIRRMHRWGVGESNQGPVFLGYRIGHIKGESRTFRAVVYNKSAMVLHMLRRLLGDQVFFGGLRRFYDTWRFRKAGSEDLRQAMEQESGMNLERFFERWIYGDGLPEVTFTSRVEDSPAGPVAVLHFEQTGEVYDVPVTVTLDYTDRPAADLIVKLTDKTLETRVPLAGKLRKIDINRDEAALLK
- a CDS encoding PP2C family protein-serine/threonine phosphatase, with translation MAAHKSKLPDRARAFLEAYTHGLKREDLPRLFTRDTREAYRFFARRIDEDTLSGLPAHKRLLGRARLLFWAFTLRLSPARRVLFGVSLLLACLGFVQLFRGLGGVRLPLPVGPFIVTFGLLFPSWADGAGTLFLSLVLVNLLVLLEVADRLSLKNDLEIAREIQYAMLPQAIYQSDAFEVFGLTRPANTVGGDFYDVQPLPDGRIVVTLGDVAGKGSPAALLMALLLAMFRTLVDEGLEAAALAERLNIQISRHSPASRFITLFFAFCDPSTGRLVYVNAGHMPGMLRRRDGRFESLSGGGIALGMFDGSRYESREATMEPGDTLVLYSDGVTEAENHKGQAFEEAGLQRIVDVHASDSPRDLAQAILRVVEVHAQETYLADDVTLLVVRRRTGRTGKQQRSA
- the acpS gene encoding holo-ACP synthase, yielding MLSSLPVVLGIGIDLVDVARFARISARHDGRFLESLFTPEEIAWCRGRRRSDEHLAARFAAREAVLKALGTGLVGLMSWKHIEVVPADAPGVFTMRVGGAVGAEAERRGVRGVHLSLTTTRTLAAATVVLET
- a CDS encoding molybdopterin-dependent oxidoreductase → MDTVTLSIDGRALTVGKGKTVLQAAIENGIHIPHYCYHPALGVDGSCRVCIVRIEKMPKLQTACSTICADGMVVDTQSPEVVAARASVFEFLLLNHPLDCPVCDKGGECPLQDYSYTFGPDASRMDFPRRVFDGEGVKGDVDFGPTLMLNRQRCILCTRCVRFMKDVDGDAQISIQDRGYGSQIVTFQEEGVHSLLSGNLMDVCPVGAITTRDYRFKSRPWDNPVAVDTICTLCSKGCNITAWLRAKPEWAKGPRIARITPRFEPEVNEFWMCDIGRFDYHFVEGDDRLTHPLVRDAAGVLQPSSWYDVMVALRHAMAALGDVARDGTRFLVSAHASLEELAVLGRIARSVQGDGAEQRIAVSWRMSEKKQPARVKFTVPRVDAPNRNGARDLGLNVVETTSGEADLSELRAAVEAGHVAAVYVLDPGPAGSMGEVSWLIEARRSGRVKALVVQGVLMSDLARAADFVLPGASYLEKDACYTNDQGRVQAAAQAVAPPGDAMEDWRVLQNFGLTIGVAAIYTNSAGIRADIGAAMSDRPGYAGLAHVTFARPTVAKNWLQTSNPSERQKWDSLFKDLPPVKFKDSEEASS
- a CDS encoding cytochrome c biogenesis protein CcdA produces the protein MESLTALLQRVSLDTLSPLSLLVAFVGGVLSFVSPCVLPLIPGYISFISGATLDQMRGQPGAVEQGATRRIVLTSIAFVVGFSLVFVAFGATASAVGAMLGSYKSRIAYVAGAVLIVLGLHMMGVFRLGFLDYEKRAQTKARPTGLFGAALVGIAFAFGWTPCIGPILGGILTIAGAQDSVMQGVVMLAAYSAGLGVPFLLTALAINKFFAAFARIRKYYHAIEVVSGVLLIAIGLLMLLNRLTIITNFLQPYLPQI